The Rhododendron vialii isolate Sample 1 chromosome 8a, ASM3025357v1 genome has a window encoding:
- the LOC131336184 gene encoding E3 ubiquitin-protein ligase APD2-like produces MSSKITTDSSLKLELNITQYGILTRPNQDLRLRWDIVFSLVVRMVLYVSILVLLVIVVTLIFKYLGQCGNDEIVERTTTTESSHLTPTKAISFTYGTCDPEEDLESGKRSRNSSDELYDGKICIICYDEQRNCFFVPCGHCATCHVCAQRIIDEDSKACPVCRRFIHRVKKLFTPQNQNVADFSRQKKIVSFERA; encoded by the exons ATGTCTTCCAAAATTACCACAGACAGTTCACTCAAACTCGAATTGAACATCACACAATATGGCATTCTGACCAGACCTAATCAA GATCTTCGCCTCAGATGGGACATTGTGTTCTCGTTGGTGGTTCGTATGGTTTTATACGTCTCTATATTAG TTTTGCTTGTGATAGTTGTCACTCTGATCTTCAAGTATCTGGGGCAATGTGGGAATGACGAGATTGTAGAACGAACGACAACAACCGAGAGTAGCCATTTGACGCCAACCAAGGCGATTTCATTCACGTATGGAACGTGTGATCCAGAAGAAGATCTGGAGTCCGGAAAGCGCAGTAGAAATTCTTCCGATGAGTTGTATGATGGAAAAATATGCATAATTTGCTACGATGAGCAACGGAATTGCTTCTTTGTGCCTTGCGGTCACTGTGCTACTTGCCATGTTTGCGCGCAGAG GATTATCGACGAGGACAGCAAAGCGTGCCCGGTGTGTCGAAGATTCATTCACAGAGTAAAGAAACTTTTCACaccacaaaatcaaaatgtgGCGGATTTTAGTAGGCAGAAAAAAATTGTATCTTTTGAGCGAGCATGA